One genomic window of Acomys russatus chromosome 29, mAcoRus1.1, whole genome shotgun sequence includes the following:
- the LOC127211529 gene encoding 40S ribosomal protein S29-like gives MGHQQLYWSHPRKFGQGSRSCHVCSNRHGLIRKYGLNMCRQCFRQYAKDIGFIKLD, from the coding sequence ATGGGTCACCAGCAGCTCTACTGGAGTCACCCGCGGAAGTTCGGCCAGGGTTCTCGCTCCTGCCACGTTTGCTCTAACCGCCACGGTCTGATCCGGAAATATGGGCTCAACATGTGCCGTCAGTGTTTCCGTCAGTACGCGAAGGACATAGGCTTCATTAAGTTGGACTGA